One genomic region from Manis pentadactyla isolate mManPen7 chromosome 12, mManPen7.hap1, whole genome shotgun sequence encodes:
- the DIRAS1 gene encoding GTP-binding protein Di-Ras1 — protein sequence MPEQSNDYRVVVFGAGGVGKSSLVLRFVKGTFRDTYIPTIEDTYRQVISCDKSVCTLQITDTTGSHQFPAMQRLSISKGHAFILVFSVTSKQSLEELGPIYKLIVQIKGSVEDIPVMLVGNKCDETQREVDTREAQAVAQEWKCAFMETSAKMNYNVKELFQELLTLETRRNMSLNIDGKRSGKQKRTDRVKGKCVLM from the coding sequence ATGCCTGAGCAAAGCAACGACTACCGAGTGGTGGTGTTCGGGGCAGGCGGCGTAGGCAAGAGCTCGCTGGTGCTGCGCTTCGTGAAGGGCACGTTCCGAGACACCTACATCCCCACCATTGAGGACACCTACCGGCAGGTGATCAGCTGTGACAAGAGCGTGTGCACCCTGCAGATCACCGACACCACGGGCAGCCACCAGTTCCCGGCCATGCAGCGGCTGTCCATCTCCAAGGGCCATGCCTTCATCCTGGTCTTCTCCGTCACCAGCAAGCAGTCGCTGGAGGAGCTGGGGCCCATCTACAAGCTCATCGTGCAGATCAAGGGCAGCGTGGAGGACATCCCTGTCATGCTGGTGGGCAACAAGTGCGATGAGACGCAGCGGGAGGTGGACACCCGTGAGGCCCAGGCCGTGGCCCAGGAGTGGAAGTGCGCCTTCATGGAGACGTCGGCCAAGATGAACTACAACGTCAAGGAGCTGTTCCAGGAGCTGCTCACGCTGGAGACACGGCGGAACATGAGCCTCAACATCGACGGCAAGCGTTCCGGCAAACAGAAGAGGACAGACCGCGTCAAGGGCAAGTGCGTCCTCATGTGA